The window CGAGAGCGGCTCCCTGCAGGTCACCCTGATGGAGGGTCGGCGGATAGCCTACCTAGTCTTCGTTCCGAAGGAGCCGGCCTAGCCGGAGGACCACCGCCGGGGATCGCCTCGCTCGTTTTCGCAGAACCCTCGCCGCCGTCGCTCTCGTCCGCGGAGCCGCCGTCACCCTCGTCCGCGGACTCCGCCGCCACCTTGCCAGCCCTTTTCCGAGTGTCCTCGCGCCAGAACGAGATGGCCAGCGCGACCGCACCGCATGAGATCGCCATATCGGCGAAGTTGAAGATGGGAAAATGCCAGAAACCGAGATCGAGCGGGCCGATAAAGTCCACGACCCCGCGGGGCCAGCGCACTCGGTCGTAGAGATTGCCGACCGCTCCGGCGATGACGAATGCGATCGACCATTGACGCAGCCAGTCGCCTTGGCGCGCGCTGCGCATCAGAGACGCCAGCACCACGAGTGCGATCACGGTGACCGGAATGAAGAGCCAGCGCGAGTCATCGCCGATGCTGATGCCGAACGCGGCGCCTCGGTTGAAGGCGAGCGTG is drawn from Gemmatimonadota bacterium and contains these coding sequences:
- the lspA gene encoding signal peptidase II, whose translation is MRTKLTVVLSTVIVVFALDFWTKRWALRELPGNPQELLDGLIPLTLAFNRGAAFGISIGDDSRWLFIPVTVIALVVLASLMRSARQGDWLRQWSIAFVIAGAVGNLYDRVRWPRGVVDFIGPLDLGFWHFPIFNFADMAISCGAVALAISFWREDTRKRAGKVAAESADEGDGGSADESDGGEGSAKTSEAIPGGGPPARPAPSERRLGRLSADPPSG